In Vigna angularis cultivar LongXiaoDou No.4 chromosome 8, ASM1680809v1, whole genome shotgun sequence, one DNA window encodes the following:
- the LOC108343991 gene encoding CRM-domain containing factor CFM3, chloroplastic/mitochondrial isoform X1, with protein MAFSNAYKLSEFSFSALNPPSPPYRSFHKFPFRTLTFASLPTPKSNVSAPWLTKSPSPKKVTESLTADDPIHRTTPKQPQNAVERIVLRLRNLGLPSEEEEQQEQQEELPASSTATVTGDERLSELLRREWVRPDVGLVGEDGEDEMMLPWEREEEKVVVVGSGRDEEGLKKRRVTAPSLADLTLEDELLRRLRREGMRVRERVSVPKAGLTQEVMEKIHKRWMKEELVRLKFHEELAKDMRKAHEIVERRTGGLVTWRAGSVMMVYRGIDYQGPDSRKEVNDKKGNDFFVPDVSSGSLLKSEVSNAVSSLEKNDVMEREQEQSKNVTEAEAEYNALLDELGPRFVGWWGTGILPVDADLFPRTVPGYKTPFRLLPTGMRSRLTNAEMTNLRKLAKSLPCHFALGRNRNHQGLACAILKLWEKSLVVKIAVKPGIQNTNNELMSEELKMLTGGTLLLRNKYFIVIYRGKDFVPTSVATVLAEREEMTKQVQDVEDKFRCRAVDAIPSGKGEATAQAGTLAEFYVAQARWGREISPEEREKMVEEAAKAKTAKLVRKIEHKLFLAQTKKHRAERILAKIEASMVPAGPDYDQETITDEERVMFRKVGLRMKPYLPLGIRGVFDGVVENMHLHWKHRELVKLMTKQKTLAFVEDTARLLEYESGGILVAIEKVSKEFALIYYRGKNYKRPINLRPRNLLTKGKALKRHVAMQRHEALSQHITELEKTIEQLKKELDKPQDLEDEDGASAEEEDLNQIDNISELTLSENEDSDGFDDEEESDWLDDGEESDWEDDEDPSFPNS; from the exons ATGGCGTTCTCTAATGCTTACAAACTATCAGAATTTTCTTTCTCAGCACTCAatcctccttctcctccttATCGTTCTTTCCACAAATTCCCATTTCGCACACTCACCTTCGCTTCTCTCCCAACCCCTAAATCTAACGTGTCTGCACCCTGGCTAACCAAATCACCTTCTCCCAAAAAGGTCACCGAATCCCTCACTGCCGACGACCCAATTCACCGGACAACCCCAAAACAACCGCAGAACGCCGTCGAGAGGATCGTCCTTCGGTTGCGCAACTTGGGTCTGCCTTCAGAAGAAGAAGAGCAACAAGAACAACAGGAAGAACTTCCGGCAAGTAGTACGGCGACAGTGACCGGAGATGAGAGGCTGAGCGAGTTGCTCCGGCGGGAGTGGGTTCGGCCGGACGTTGGACTGGTGGGCGAGGATGGGGAGGATGAGATGATGCTGCCGTGGGAGAGGGAGGAGGAGAAGGTAGTTGTGGTTGGGAGTGGAAGGGATGAAGAAGGGTTGAAAAAGAGGAGGGTTACGGCTCCTAGTTTGGCTGATTTGACCCTTGAGGATGAGTTGCTGAGGAGGTTGAGGAGAGAGGGGATGCGTGTGAGGGAGAGGGTGAGTGTTCCCAAGGCCGGACTCACTCAGGAGGTGATGGAGAAGATTCATAAGAGGTGGATGAAGGAAGAATTGGTGAGGCTCAAGTTTCACGAGGAACTTGCAAAGGATATGAGGAAGGCTCATGAGATTGTTGAG CGTCGAACTGGAGGATTGGTTACATGGAGGGCAGGGAGTGTTATGATGGTGTATCGTGGTATTGATTACCAAGGGCCTGACTCGAGGAAGGAAGTTAATGACAAGAAAGGTAATGACTTTTTTGTGCCTGATGTCTCATCAGGAAGTTTGTTGAAAAGTGAAGTCAGTAATGCAGTGTCATCTCTAGAAAAGAATGACGTGATGGAGAGGGAGCAAGAACAGTCTAAGAATGTGACTGAGGCGGAAGCAGAGTACAATGCACTTCTTGATGAATTAGGTCCCCGTTTTGTTGGATGGTGGGGTACGGGGATACTTCCTGTTGATGCTGATTTATTTCCAAGAACCGTTCCAGGTTACAAAACACCGTTTAGGCTTCTTCCTACAGGAATGCGTTCTCGGCTAACAAATGCAGAGATGACCAATTTAAGGAAACTTGCAAAATCACTTCCTTGTCATTTTGCCTTAG GGAGAAATAGAAATCACCAAGGTCTAGCATGTGCTATTCTTAAGCTTTGGGAGAAAAGTTTAGTTGTAAAGATTGCTGTCAAACCTGGCATCCAGAACACAAACAATGAACTGATGTCTGAGGAGCTGAAG ATGTTAACAGGAGGTACCTTGCTGCTAAGgaataaatatttcattgttATATACCGTGGGAAAGACTTCGTTCCAACAAGTGTGGCTACTGTTTTAGCTGAAAGAGAGGAAATGACAAAGCAAGTACAGGATGTTGAAGACAAGTTCCGGTGCAGAGCAGTTGATGCAATTCCATCAGGGAAAGGTGAAGCAACAGCACAGGCTGGGACTCTAGCAGAGTTCTACGTGGCCCAGGCTCGATGGGGAAGGGAAATATCTCCTGAAGAACGGGAGAAGATGGTGGAAGAAGCTGCCAAAGCCAAGACTGCTAAGCTTGTCAGAAAAATTGAACATAAACTATTTTTA GCCCAGACCAAAAAGCATAGAGCAGAAAGGATCTTAGCTAAAATAGAAGCGTCGATGGTTCCAGCTGGTCCTGATTATGACCAGGAAACAATCACAGATGAAGAACGTGTTATGTTCCGTAAAGTTGGTTTAAGAATGAAACCATACTTACCACTTG GCATACGTGGTGTTTTTGATGGTGTTGTCGAGAATATGCATTTGCATTGGAAACACCGAGAACTTGTAAAATTGATGACAAAACAAAAGACTCTTGCTTTTGTGGAAGACACAGCAAGGTTACTTGAATATGAGAGTGGTGGAATACTGGTTGCAATAGAAAAAGTTTCCAAAGAATTTGCTCTTATTTACTATCGTGGAAAGAATTACAAGCGGCCAATTAATCTAAGGCCAAGAAACCTTCTAACGAAGGGAAAGGCACTAAAGCGACATGTAGCCATGCAACGACACGAG GCTCTGAGTCAGCATATTACTGAACTGGAAAAAACTATAGAACAATTGAAAAAAGAACTT gATAAGCCTCAAGActtggaagatgaagatggggCCAGCGCAGAGGAAGAGGATCTTAACCAAATAGACAACATCTCAGAATTGACCCTA AGTGAAAATGAAGATTCTGATGGTTTTGATGATGAGGAAGAAAGTGACTGGTTAGATGATGGGGAAGAAAGTGATTGGGAAGATGATGAAGACCCGAGTTTTCCAAATTCATAA
- the LOC108343991 gene encoding CRM-domain containing factor CFM3, chloroplastic/mitochondrial isoform X2, with amino-acid sequence MAFSNAYKLSEFSFSALNPPSPPYRSFHKFPFRTLTFASLPTPKSNVSAPWLTKSPSPKKVTESLTADDPIHRTTPKQPQNAVERIVLRLRNLGLPSEEEEQQEQQEELPASSTATVTGDERLSELLRREWVRPDVGLVGEDGEDEMMLPWEREEEKVVVVGSGRDEEGLKKRRVTAPSLADLTLEDELLRRLRREGMRVRERVSVPKAGLTQEVMEKIHKRWMKEELVRLKFHEELAKDMRKAHEIVERRTGGLVTWRAGSVMMVYRGIDYQGPDSRKEVNDKKEKNDVMEREQEQSKNVTEAEAEYNALLDELGPRFVGWWGTGILPVDADLFPRTVPGYKTPFRLLPTGMRSRLTNAEMTNLRKLAKSLPCHFALGRNRNHQGLACAILKLWEKSLVVKIAVKPGIQNTNNELMSEELKMLTGGTLLLRNKYFIVIYRGKDFVPTSVATVLAEREEMTKQVQDVEDKFRCRAVDAIPSGKGEATAQAGTLAEFYVAQARWGREISPEEREKMVEEAAKAKTAKLVRKIEHKLFLAQTKKHRAERILAKIEASMVPAGPDYDQETITDEERVMFRKVGLRMKPYLPLGIRGVFDGVVENMHLHWKHRELVKLMTKQKTLAFVEDTARLLEYESGGILVAIEKVSKEFALIYYRGKNYKRPINLRPRNLLTKGKALKRHVAMQRHEALSQHITELEKTIEQLKKELDKPQDLEDEDGASAEEEDLNQIDNISELTLSENEDSDGFDDEEESDWLDDGEESDWEDDEDPSFPNS; translated from the exons ATGGCGTTCTCTAATGCTTACAAACTATCAGAATTTTCTTTCTCAGCACTCAatcctccttctcctccttATCGTTCTTTCCACAAATTCCCATTTCGCACACTCACCTTCGCTTCTCTCCCAACCCCTAAATCTAACGTGTCTGCACCCTGGCTAACCAAATCACCTTCTCCCAAAAAGGTCACCGAATCCCTCACTGCCGACGACCCAATTCACCGGACAACCCCAAAACAACCGCAGAACGCCGTCGAGAGGATCGTCCTTCGGTTGCGCAACTTGGGTCTGCCTTCAGAAGAAGAAGAGCAACAAGAACAACAGGAAGAACTTCCGGCAAGTAGTACGGCGACAGTGACCGGAGATGAGAGGCTGAGCGAGTTGCTCCGGCGGGAGTGGGTTCGGCCGGACGTTGGACTGGTGGGCGAGGATGGGGAGGATGAGATGATGCTGCCGTGGGAGAGGGAGGAGGAGAAGGTAGTTGTGGTTGGGAGTGGAAGGGATGAAGAAGGGTTGAAAAAGAGGAGGGTTACGGCTCCTAGTTTGGCTGATTTGACCCTTGAGGATGAGTTGCTGAGGAGGTTGAGGAGAGAGGGGATGCGTGTGAGGGAGAGGGTGAGTGTTCCCAAGGCCGGACTCACTCAGGAGGTGATGGAGAAGATTCATAAGAGGTGGATGAAGGAAGAATTGGTGAGGCTCAAGTTTCACGAGGAACTTGCAAAGGATATGAGGAAGGCTCATGAGATTGTTGAG CGTCGAACTGGAGGATTGGTTACATGGAGGGCAGGGAGTGTTATGATGGTGTATCGTGGTATTGATTACCAAGGGCCTGACTCGAGGAAGGAAGTTAATGACAAGAAAG AAAAGAATGACGTGATGGAGAGGGAGCAAGAACAGTCTAAGAATGTGACTGAGGCGGAAGCAGAGTACAATGCACTTCTTGATGAATTAGGTCCCCGTTTTGTTGGATGGTGGGGTACGGGGATACTTCCTGTTGATGCTGATTTATTTCCAAGAACCGTTCCAGGTTACAAAACACCGTTTAGGCTTCTTCCTACAGGAATGCGTTCTCGGCTAACAAATGCAGAGATGACCAATTTAAGGAAACTTGCAAAATCACTTCCTTGTCATTTTGCCTTAG GGAGAAATAGAAATCACCAAGGTCTAGCATGTGCTATTCTTAAGCTTTGGGAGAAAAGTTTAGTTGTAAAGATTGCTGTCAAACCTGGCATCCAGAACACAAACAATGAACTGATGTCTGAGGAGCTGAAG ATGTTAACAGGAGGTACCTTGCTGCTAAGgaataaatatttcattgttATATACCGTGGGAAAGACTTCGTTCCAACAAGTGTGGCTACTGTTTTAGCTGAAAGAGAGGAAATGACAAAGCAAGTACAGGATGTTGAAGACAAGTTCCGGTGCAGAGCAGTTGATGCAATTCCATCAGGGAAAGGTGAAGCAACAGCACAGGCTGGGACTCTAGCAGAGTTCTACGTGGCCCAGGCTCGATGGGGAAGGGAAATATCTCCTGAAGAACGGGAGAAGATGGTGGAAGAAGCTGCCAAAGCCAAGACTGCTAAGCTTGTCAGAAAAATTGAACATAAACTATTTTTA GCCCAGACCAAAAAGCATAGAGCAGAAAGGATCTTAGCTAAAATAGAAGCGTCGATGGTTCCAGCTGGTCCTGATTATGACCAGGAAACAATCACAGATGAAGAACGTGTTATGTTCCGTAAAGTTGGTTTAAGAATGAAACCATACTTACCACTTG GCATACGTGGTGTTTTTGATGGTGTTGTCGAGAATATGCATTTGCATTGGAAACACCGAGAACTTGTAAAATTGATGACAAAACAAAAGACTCTTGCTTTTGTGGAAGACACAGCAAGGTTACTTGAATATGAGAGTGGTGGAATACTGGTTGCAATAGAAAAAGTTTCCAAAGAATTTGCTCTTATTTACTATCGTGGAAAGAATTACAAGCGGCCAATTAATCTAAGGCCAAGAAACCTTCTAACGAAGGGAAAGGCACTAAAGCGACATGTAGCCATGCAACGACACGAG GCTCTGAGTCAGCATATTACTGAACTGGAAAAAACTATAGAACAATTGAAAAAAGAACTT gATAAGCCTCAAGActtggaagatgaagatggggCCAGCGCAGAGGAAGAGGATCTTAACCAAATAGACAACATCTCAGAATTGACCCTA AGTGAAAATGAAGATTCTGATGGTTTTGATGATGAGGAAGAAAGTGACTGGTTAGATGATGGGGAAGAAAGTGATTGGGAAGATGATGAAGACCCGAGTTTTCCAAATTCATAA